DNA from Diaphorobacter limosus:
CAGCGCCTGCTGGTAGGGCTCCCAGGCGCGGCGCAGGCGCGTGGCGGCGGCGCGCGCGGCGGGGGCCGCATGGCCCGAGTTTTCCAGCTGCGTCAGCACCGAGGTGAAATGCGCGCGGCTCAGGTGCATTTCCATGTCGGCGGGAGCCTCGTACAGCTCCCAGGTGCGGTAGAAGTAAAACTTGGCCAGGCGCTGCGACAGCATGCGCTGGCGACCGGCCAGGCCGATCAGGTATTCCAGCGGCGAGCCGTTGGTGTTGCCATAGGACACGGTGAGATAGTGGGCCGCGCTTTGCAGGGTCTCGTTGGCGTCATACAGCGCGGCCGCGCCCGTGCGGCTGGGTTCGCCGATCAAAAGCGCTTTGAATTGTGACCAGAGGGTTTGCAGTTGCGGCAGGCTGGCCTGCACCGCCGGGTTGGGCATGAAGGTCTTGAGCGCGGCCAGGTGGGCTTCATACCGGCTGACGGACTCTTGCAGCAGCGTGCGTGCGCCGTGGCTGGCAATGGACTGGCCGGATTGCAGATAGGCCTTGGTGCAGCGCTGCGACAGCATGCGCAGCCGCCCCGCCATGTCGATGGCTCGGGGCGTATCCAGCCGCTGCGCAGGTGTCGCCTGGGCGAATGCCGCTCGGGGCAGGGCGGCGAGCGCCGCGCCGCTGACGAGACTGGCGCAAAACTGGAACCTGTCCATGAAAACCTCCCGCTGCAAGAAGGCGCAAGGGGCGCTGCGCCCCCATTCCTGGCCGCCGTGGCAGCCAGTATAGGTGGGCACGCTGGCCCGTCAGCGCGGCGCCGACTCGCGCTCCTGCAGGGCGCGCCACTGTACCTTGCCGGTGCCGGACTTGGGCAGGCTGTCCACGAACGAGACCAGGCGCGGGCTCTTGTAGGCCGCCATGTGGCCATGGGCCCAGTCCACGATGTCCTGCTCGCTCACCTGGCCCCTGAAGGCGTCGCGCAACACCACCACGGCCTTGACGGTCTCGCCGCGGCGTTCGTCGCGCGCGGCGATCACGCAGACCTCCTGGATCGCCGGGTGGGCATACATCAGGGCCTCGACCTCGGCCGGCCAGACCTTGTAGCCCGAGGCGTTGATCATGCGCTTGAGCCTGTCCACCATGAAGAAGTAGCCATCCTCGTCGGTGCGCGCCAGGTCGCCGGTGCGCAGGAAGCGCTTGCCATCCAGAGTGACGAAGGCCTGGGCCGTGGCCTCGGCCTGGCCCCAGTAGCCCTGCATGAGCTGCGGGCCATGGACGATGATCTCGCCCACCTCGCCGGGCGGTAGTTCCGTGAAGGTGGCGGGATCGACCACGCGCGCATCCACGTCGAAGATGGGTATGCCCAGGCATTGTTTGCGTGGCCTGTCGGGCGGGTTGATATGCGTGGCGGCCATGGTCTCGGACATGCCATAGCCCTCGATGTAGTCGATCTGGCACAGCTCCTGGAGCTTGGCCGCAACGGCCTCGGGCATGGCCGCGCCGCCGCCGCTCAGGCGCCGGATGCTGGACAGGTCGTACTCGGCCAGGCGCGGGTTGGACAGCAGGTCCACCACCATGGTGACGATCATCTGCGTGTTCGTCACGCGGTAGCGCGCTATCAGCTGCGCCGCCGCGTCGCGATCCCAGCGCGGCAGCAGCACGATGGTGGAGCCGGTATACAAAGGGCTGTTCATGCCGCCCTGCATGCCCGTGACATGAAACAGCGGCAGCACCGTCAGCGACACCGCGTCCGGCGTCGTGCCCAACCAGATGCCGCCCGAGACCGTGTTGTACATGACGCTGCGGTGCGTGTGCATGCAGCCCTTGGGCTGGCCCGTGGTGCCCGAGGTGTAGGGCATCACGGCCAGATCGTCGGGGCCGGCGGCGATGGGCCCGGGGCGCAGACCGGCGGCCAGGGCGTCCATCCATGCGCAGGCGCCGGGTTCTTCGACCGGCTCGCGCGGCGCGCTGACGAAGGCCGGCACGGCCAGGTCGGTGGGCGCCGTCAGGTAGTCGCCATAGGCCGCCACCACGGCATGGCGCAGGCCCGGCGCTTGCGCATCGGCAGCGGCGGCCGCCAGGCCTTCGTGCAGCAGCGGGCGCACCTGGGCCCACAAGTCCTGCGGCGCGAGGACGGTGCGCGCGCCGGCATCCAGCACGTAGTGGCGCAGCTCCTCGCTCAGGTTCATCGGGTTCACCGGCACCACCACCGCGTCGGCGCGCAGGATGGCGTAGTAGCCAATGACGAACTGCGGGCTGTTCTGCAGGTACAGCAGCACGCGGTCACCCCGGCGCACGCCGCAGCGCTGCTGCAGGTGGGCCGCCAGGCGCTCGCTCTCGTCCTGCAGGCGCGCATAGCTGATGGCCGCGTCGTAGAACACCAGCGCCGCCTTGTCCGGGTAGCGCATGGCCGAGACCTCGAGGTTGCGGTACAGGTGCGTGGCCGGCAGTGTCAGGTGCTGCGGCAGCAGGCGCGGCCAATGGGCCAGGTGGCGCTTGGACATGGCGTGCCTCAGCGCTTGTCCAGCGCCATGTAGCGGGCCAGCTCCATCTTGCCGATCTGGTTGCGGTGCACCTCGTCGGGGCCGTCGGCAAAGCGCAGCGTGCGCGCATGGGCGTAGGCGGCGGCCAGCGGAAAGTCGTCCGACACGCCGGCGCCGCCATGCACCTGCATGGCCCAGTCGATCACCTGGCAGGCCATGCTGGGTGCGGCCACCTTGATCATGGCGATTTCCTTTTGCGCGACCTTGTTGCCCACGGTGTCCATCATGTAGGCGGCGTTGAGCACCAGAAAGCGCGCCTGGTCGATCAGGATGCGCGCGTTGGCGATGCGCTCGCGTGTCACGCCCTGGTCGGCCACCGGACGGTGGAAGGCCACGCGGCCCAAGGCGCGCCGGCACATCAGCTCCAGCGCGCGCTCGGCCACGCCAATCAGGCGCATGCAGTGGTGGATGCGCCCGGGGCCCAGGCGGCCCTGGGCGATCTCGAAGCCGCGGCCCTCGCCCAGCAGCACGTTGGCGACCGGCACGCGCACGTTGTCAAAGCTCACCTCGCCGTGGCCGTGCGGCGCGTGGTCGTAGCCAAACACGGACAGGGGGCGCTCCATGGTCACGCCCGGGGTCTTCATGGGCACCAGGATCATGGACTGCTGGCGGTGGCGGCTGGCGTGGCCGGGGTCGGTCTTGCCCATGAAGATCAGGATCTCGCAGCGCGGATCGGGCGCGCCCGATGTCCACCACTTGCGGCCGTTGATCACGTATTCGTCGCCCACGCGCTCTATGCGCGCCTCGATGTTGGTGGCGTCCGACGAGGCCACGGCGGGCTCGGTCATGGCGAAGGCCGAGCGGATCTTGCCGTCCAGCAGCGGCAGCAGCCAGCGCTGTTGCTGCTCGGGCGTGGCGTAGCGCACCAGGGTTTCCATGTTGCCGGTGTCGGGCGCCGAGCAGTTGAAGGCCTCGGGCGCCACATGCGAGCGGCCCATGATTTCGCACAGCGGCGCGTATTCCAGGTTTGTGAGGCCGGCGCCGTATTGGGATTCGGGCAGGAACAGGTTCCACAGCCCGGCGGCGCGGGCCTTGGCCTTCAAGTCCTCCATCACCCGCGTGGGCTGCCAGGCGTTGCCGGCGCGGCGGTTGGCCTCCACCTCGGCGTGGTAGACGGCCTCGGCCGGGTAGATATGTTCATCCATGAAGGCCGTGAGGCGCTGTTGCAGATCGACGACCTTGGGGGAGTAGGAGAAGTCCATGAGAGAGTCCCTTTTAAATAATCAGATCAGGCTGGCGCCGCCGTCCACGACCAGCCCCTGGCCGGTGATGTGGCGCGAGGCGTTCGAGGCCAGGAACACCACCGCGCCCATCAAATCCTCGTCGCCGCCAATGCGGCGCAACGGCGTGCGCTCGATCAGTGCTGGCCCGAGCTTGTCGATCAGGCCGCTGGCCAGCTTGCTCGGGAAAAAGCCCGGGCAGATGGCGTTCACGCGGATGCCGTAGGGCCCCCATTCCGAGGCCAGGGTGCGCGCGAAGTGCAGCGCCGCGGCCTTGGAGGTGTTGTAGGCGATGGTGTTCATGCCCGGCGGCGTGCCCTTGAGCGCGGCCACCGAGGCGGTGATGATGATGTTGCCCCGGCCCTTGGGGATCATCACGCGCCTGCCCACCTCGCGCGAGAGGAAGAAGGGTGCGTTCACGTTCAGATCCATCACCTTGTTCCAGGCGGCGTCGGGGTAGTCCTCGGCCTTGGCGCCCCAGGTGGCGCCGGCGTTGTTGACCAGGATGTCGATGGTGCCAAAGCGTGCCAGCACCTGATCGACCAGGGCCGGTATCTGCTCGAACTTTGAGAGGTCGTTGACGATGGTCTCGACCTCGTAGCCCAGGCCCTCCAGCTGCGCCCTGGCCTGGGCCAGTTCGTCGGCCTTGCGCGCCGTGATGGCCAGCCTGGCGCCCATCTCGCCCAGCGCCTGGGCCATCTGCAGGCCCAGGCCGCGCGAGCCGCCGGTGACCAGGGCCACCTGGCCGGTCAGATCGAAAAGTTGCTTCACGCTCATCGCTTTGTCTCCTTGGAAGGCTGGGGCTGCAGCAGCACCCAGGGCGATGGAGCCATGGGTGGTGCAGATGCTGGCGGCAGGGTGCTCATGAACCCTGGCTGTGGCCAGGCGGATGGGCCACTGGGGCATGGGGTTGGATGCTATGGGGGCGTCCAGACCCTGTCTGTCACCTATGAAACTCGCAGGCGCTGCAGGGCGTGGTTGGGTTGCCAACGATGCGGCTTCCAGGCCCAATCCAAGGCCTGTTCATAATCAGATAGAAAATGCCTGTAGCGCTTTATGGATAAGCGCAAATAGCTATGAATATAATAGCAAATGGCTTGCCTGGCGGTAGGCCATTGCGGGCATCAGGCCTGGTCGCTGGCGCGCACGCGTGCGCCACTCAGGCTGGGGGCGGGCAGGGGTTCGGCCGGGCTGCCGGGGCGCACCGGGGCAAAGCGGCCGGCGTTCCAGTCGTCCAGCGCGCTTTGCAGCTCGGCCTGGTTGCGCGCCACCAGGTTCCACCAGATGAGGATGTCCTCGCCCAAGGGCTCGCCACCCAGCAGCAGCCATTGCGCCGCGGCGTCGCAGCGCGCATCGAGGGTCGTGCGGCCGGGCGCGAAGTACAGCCACTCGCCCGGCGCCAGTGGCTCGCCGGCCACCGTGGCCGCGCCGCGCAGCACCATGGCGGCGTATTCAAACCCGGGTTGCAGAGGCAGTTGGGTCTGGGCCGGGCCGGTGCTGGCCATGTCCAGGCCCACCAGCGGTGTGTAGACCTGGGCCGGCGCCGTCTGGCCCAGGGCGCTGCCGGCGAGCACGGTGGCGCGCCAGCCGCCGGCGTCCACCTGGGGCAGCTCGGGGTAGTTCTCGAATGCCGGCGCGCAATGGCGCTGCGCGTCGGGCAGGGCAATCCACAGTTGCGCGGCGTGCAGGCGCGCGCCCTCCAGCAGCGAATCCTCGGTATGCGCTATGCCGCGCCCGGCGGTCATCAGGTTCACCTGGCCGGGGCGAATGGTCTGCTCGTTGCCCAGCGAGTCACGGTGCACCACCTCGCCCTCGATCATCCAGGTGAAGGTCTGCAGGCCGATATGCGGGTGCGCCCCGACATGCATGCCCTTACCCGGCGCGAACTGTACCGGCCCCAGGTGATCCAGAAAACACCAGGCGCCCACGGTGCGCCGTTCGCGGTGCGGCAGGGCGCGCAGGATGCGCGTGTCCTCGCCGATCACGGTGGCGCGTGCGCCGTAGCGCTGCGGCGGTGTTTCGCGTTGGCTGTCGGTCATGGCACGGCTCCTTTTCAATGGGTGAAATGCCCGCGGTTGAAGTCGTCGATGGCCTGCGCGATCTGCTGCTGGCTGTTCATCACGAACGGCCCGTAGCCGACCACCGGCTCGGCGATGGGCTCGCCCGCCAGCAGCAACAGCTTGGCATCTTCTTGCGCGGCCAGGGTCAGCTGCGTGCCCTGTGTGGACAAGCTGGCCATCTCGGCGGCGCCCAGCGTCGTGCCGTCATTGATCTGCACAGTGCCGGCCAGCACCACGACCAGCGTGCTCCAGCCCTCGGGTTGCGCCAGCTGCAGCCGGTGGCCGGCCGCCAGGCGCATGTCCAGCACATTCATGGGCGTGAAGCTGTGCGCCGGCCCCTGCCGGCCGTCGAAGCTGCCGGCGATCACGCGCACCCGGCCGGCGCCACCCGGCAGCGCCACGGCCGGGATCTGCGCGTCCAGGATGGCCTGGTAGCGCGCCGGGGTCATCTTCTGGCTGGCGGGCAGGTTGACCCACAGCTGCACCATCTCGAACGGGCCGCCGCTGGCGGCGTAGGCGCTGGAGTGGAACTCCTCGTGGATGATGCCGCCGCCGGCGGTCATCCACTGCACGTCGCCCGCTCCGATGATGCCGCCGGCGCCGGTGGAGTCGCGGTGCTCCACCTCGCCGTCGTAGACGATGGTCACGGTCTCGAAGCCCCGGTGCGGGTGGCTGCCCACCCCGCGGCGCGCCGTGGTGGGCGTGAAGGTGGTGGGCGCGGCGTAGTCCAGCAGCAGGAAGGGGCTGCGCTCGGCCACGCCCGCGCCGCTGTAGCCAAACAGGCCATGCACGGGAAAGCCATCGCCGACCCAGTGGCGCTCTGGCGCGCTGCGGGTGGAGAGCACGGTCTTGTGGGTGTTTTGGGTCATCACACACTCCGGTGTAGCCGCGGCGATGGGCTTGCGCCGGCCTGCCGCAAAGTGGGCGCCAGCCTGACTGCGGCGCGATGATGGGATGGTAGGGGCCATCCCGGCAAAGACAAGGGCGCAAAAGCCGGCTTCACTGTCCTGGCGGATGGCACCATGGATCCGGCCGTAGGGGATAGCACCGATCATGGTGCGAGTCCTGGATCGCCATAATTATGAAAAATTATGCGAAACCACATGTTTTCGCGTTGTTCTGCCTGTCATTGGAGGGCCACCGGGCTCCGTGAATCGCCACCATGCGCAGCATTACCAACTCCTTGCACCACCAGGCCGCCGAGACGCTGCGCCAGCAGATCTTTGCCGGCGCTCTGGGGCCGGGCAGTTTTGTCGACGAGGCGGCGCTGTGCGAGCAGCTGGCCGTTTCGCGCACGCCGCTGCGCGAGGCGCTGAAGGTGCTGGTGGCCGAGGGGCTGCTGCGCCACGAGCCGCGCCGTGGCTGCTTCGTGGCCGAGATCACCGAGCGCGACGTGGACCAGATCTTCCCGGTGATGGCGCTGCTGGAGGGCCGCGCCGCGCACGAGGCCACCGCGCATGCCGGCCCGGCCGACATCGCCGCGCTGGAGCTGCTGCACCAGCGCCTGCGCGAGCATGCCGGGGCGGGGCGCATCACCGAGTATTACGAGGCCAATTACGCCATCCACGAGGCCTTCATCACCCTGGCCGACAACCGCTGGCTGGCCCAGGTGATTGGCGACCTGCGCAAGATCCTGCGCCTGGCGCGCCACCAGACGCTGCATGTGCCGGGCCGCCTGCAGCAAAGCCTGGCCGAGCATCTGCAGGTGTTTGCCGCGCTCAAGAGCGGCGACGCCGGCGCCGCCGAGCAGGCCATGCGCCAGCATCTTCTGGCCCAGCGCGAGGCGCTGCGCGAACTGGCCCGCAACCCCCCCTCCCGCATAGCACCATGAACAACGCCACCTCCGCCTGGATTTCGCGCAGCGTCGATCGCCTGCGGCCCGCCAAGGGCAAGGCAGCTGCGGCCAAGGACAAGCCCGGGGACGGCCCGGGCGAGCTCCAGTCCGGGCGCAGTACGCACGAGCGCCTGGCGGCCACGCTGCGCCGTGGCGGCGAGGCCTTGTCGCCGCGCGCGCTGCGTCAGCTGCTGGCCCAGCTGCAGGATGTGCTGGCGCCGCGCGTGAGCGAGATCGAGGGCGGGCGCCGCGCCCAGGCCGTGGCCACCTGGTATGGCCAGGCCGAGCCGGCCCAGCGGCGCGATCTGTGGCTGCTGATGGGCGAACAGTTCGTGCCCGACGCCGCGCGCATGAAGAACGCCCAGCAGCGTTACCAGGCCGCCCTGGGCACGGCCGACGAGCCCCAGGCCGAGGCCCAGCTGCGCCGCGCGCTGAATTCGCCGCGCACGCGGCTGCTGCAGCGCTTTGCCGCCTTTCCCGAGGGCATGCGTTTTCTGGTGGACTTGCGCGCCGAGCTGCTGCCCCATCTGAAGGCCGACCAATGCCTGTTGCCGCTGGAGGCCGAGCTGGAGCAGTTGTTCTCCACCTGGTTTGACGTCGCCTTTCTGGAGCTCAGACGCCTGTCCTGGGACTCGCCCGCGTCGCTGATCGAAAAGCTCATCAAGTACGAGGCGGTGCACGACATCCGCAGCTGGGACGACCTGAAGAATCGCCTGGACAGCGACCGGCGCTGCTATGGCTTCTTTCACCCGCGCCTGCCCAATGAGCCGCTGATCTTCGTCGAGGTGGCGCTGGCAGACGAGATCTCCGACAGCATCACACCGCTGCTGGACGAATCGGCCGCGCCGTCTGACATACAGCGCGCCAGCACGGCGATTTTTTACTCCATCAGCAACACCCAGGCCGGGCTGCGCGGCGTGAGCTTTGGCGACTCGCTGATCAAGCATGTGGTGGAGACGCTGCAGCAGGAGTTTCCGCGCCTGCGCCATTTCGCCACGCTCTCGCCCATCCCGGGCTTTCGCGCCTGGCTGCAGAAGAACTGCGCGACGCAGCTGGAGCTGCTGGACGCCAAGCGCCTGGCCGAGCTGGGCCGCGCCGTCGGCTTTGAGCCCAAGGGCGCCAAGGACCTGCCGGCCCAGGTGCTGGCCGCAGCCGACAAGGCGCTGGAGCTGGCGCCCCGGTCGGCGCTGCGCCAGCTGCTCCAGCAATGGGCCGCGCGCTACCTGGCGCGCGAGCTGCAGGATGGCAAGCCGCTGGATCCCGTGGCGCGTTTTCACCTGGGCAACGGCGCGCGCGTGGAGCGGCTGAACTGGGCCGCGGACCCCTCGGCCAAGGGCCTGAAGCAGTCCTTTGGACTGATGGTCAACTACCTGTACGACTTGAAGCGCATCGACAAGCACCGCGACCTGCTGGCTCAGGCCAAGGTGCCGGTGTCGGGCGACATCGAGGATCTGTGCCGCCCTTGACGCAGTGCGGGCAGGGCATTCTTTTCATAACACCAAGGAGACAAATTCATGCAACACCAGGATCACACCACGCGCTTCACGCAGCTGTCGAGCCGGCGCGACCTGCTGCGCACGGCCGGGGCGGCGGGCCTGGCCCTGGCCACGGGCGCTGCCTGGGCGCAGGGCGCCAGCGGCTGGCCGTCCAAGCCGGTGAACCTGATCGTGCCCTTTCCGGCAGGTGGCGGCACGGATGCGTTTGCGCGCCCGCTGGCGGCGCAGTTTTCCAAGTCCACGGGCAAGACCCTGGTCATCGACAACCGCGGCGGCGCGGGCGGCACGGTGGGCGCCAGCGCGGCGGCCAAGGCGCCGGCCGATGGCTACAACCTGTTCATGGGCGGCGTGCACCATGTGATCGCGCCCTCCATGTACC
Protein-coding regions in this window:
- a CDS encoding type IV pili methyl-accepting chemotaxis transducer N-terminal domain-containing protein, translating into MDRFQFCASLVSGAALAALPRAAFAQATPAQRLDTPRAIDMAGRLRMLSQRCTKAYLQSGQSIASHGARTLLQESVSRYEAHLAALKTFMPNPAVQASLPQLQTLWSQFKALLIGEPSRTGAAALYDANETLQSAAHYLTVSYGNTNGSPLEYLIGLAGRQRMLSQRLAKFYFYRTWELYEAPADMEMHLSRAHFTSVLTQLENSGHAAPAARAAATRLRRAWEPYQQALFASKELTAMHAGAERVAEGSESVLAACEEVVALLVAQAQGKPT
- a CDS encoding long-chain fatty acid--CoA ligase, producing MSKRHLAHWPRLLPQHLTLPATHLYRNLEVSAMRYPDKAALVFYDAAISYARLQDESERLAAHLQQRCGVRRGDRVLLYLQNSPQFVIGYYAILRADAVVVPVNPMNLSEELRHYVLDAGARTVLAPQDLWAQVRPLLHEGLAAAAADAQAPGLRHAVVAAYGDYLTAPTDLAVPAFVSAPREPVEEPGACAWMDALAAGLRPGPIAAGPDDLAVMPYTSGTTGQPKGCMHTHRSVMYNTVSGGIWLGTTPDAVSLTVLPLFHVTGMQGGMNSPLYTGSTIVLLPRWDRDAAAQLIARYRVTNTQMIVTMVVDLLSNPRLAEYDLSSIRRLSGGGAAMPEAVAAKLQELCQIDYIEGYGMSETMAATHINPPDRPRKQCLGIPIFDVDARVVDPATFTELPPGEVGEIIVHGPQLMQGYWGQAEATAQAFVTLDGKRFLRTGDLARTDEDGYFFMVDRLKRMINASGYKVWPAEVEALMYAHPAIQEVCVIAARDERRGETVKAVVVLRDAFRGQVSEQDIVDWAHGHMAAYKSPRLVSFVDSLPKSGTGKVQWRALQERESAPR
- a CDS encoding acyl-CoA dehydrogenase family protein; its protein translation is MDFSYSPKVVDLQQRLTAFMDEHIYPAEAVYHAEVEANRRAGNAWQPTRVMEDLKAKARAAGLWNLFLPESQYGAGLTNLEYAPLCEIMGRSHVAPEAFNCSAPDTGNMETLVRYATPEQQQRWLLPLLDGKIRSAFAMTEPAVASSDATNIEARIERVGDEYVINGRKWWTSGAPDPRCEILIFMGKTDPGHASRHRQQSMILVPMKTPGVTMERPLSVFGYDHAPHGHGEVSFDNVRVPVANVLLGEGRGFEIAQGRLGPGRIHHCMRLIGVAERALELMCRRALGRVAFHRPVADQGVTRERIANARILIDQARFLVLNAAYMMDTVGNKVAQKEIAMIKVAAPSMACQVIDWAMQVHGGAGVSDDFPLAAAYAHARTLRFADGPDEVHRNQIGKMELARYMALDKR
- a CDS encoding SDR family oxidoreductase → MSVKQLFDLTGQVALVTGGSRGLGLQMAQALGEMGARLAITARKADELAQARAQLEGLGYEVETIVNDLSKFEQIPALVDQVLARFGTIDILVNNAGATWGAKAEDYPDAAWNKVMDLNVNAPFFLSREVGRRVMIPKGRGNIIITASVAALKGTPPGMNTIAYNTSKAAALHFARTLASEWGPYGIRVNAICPGFFPSKLASGLIDKLGPALIERTPLRRIGGDEDLMGAVVFLASNASRHITGQGLVVDGGASLI
- a CDS encoding pirin family protein; translation: MTDSQRETPPQRYGARATVIGEDTRILRALPHRERRTVGAWCFLDHLGPVQFAPGKGMHVGAHPHIGLQTFTWMIEGEVVHRDSLGNEQTIRPGQVNLMTAGRGIAHTEDSLLEGARLHAAQLWIALPDAQRHCAPAFENYPELPQVDAGGWRATVLAGSALGQTAPAQVYTPLVGLDMASTGPAQTQLPLQPGFEYAAMVLRGAATVAGEPLAPGEWLYFAPGRTTLDARCDAAAQWLLLGGEPLGEDILIWWNLVARNQAELQSALDDWNAGRFAPVRPGSPAEPLPAPSLSGARVRASDQA
- a CDS encoding pirin family protein; translation: MTQNTHKTVLSTRSAPERHWVGDGFPVHGLFGYSGAGVAERSPFLLLDYAAPTTFTPTTARRGVGSHPHRGFETVTIVYDGEVEHRDSTGAGGIIGAGDVQWMTAGGGIIHEEFHSSAYAASGGPFEMVQLWVNLPASQKMTPARYQAILDAQIPAVALPGGAGRVRVIAGSFDGRQGPAHSFTPMNVLDMRLAAGHRLQLAQPEGWSTLVVVLAGTVQINDGTTLGAAEMASLSTQGTQLTLAAQEDAKLLLLAGEPIAEPVVGYGPFVMNSQQQIAQAIDDFNRGHFTH
- a CDS encoding GntR family transcriptional regulator translates to MRSITNSLHHQAAETLRQQIFAGALGPGSFVDEAALCEQLAVSRTPLREALKVLVAEGLLRHEPRRGCFVAEITERDVDQIFPVMALLEGRAAHEATAHAGPADIAALELLHQRLREHAGAGRITEYYEANYAIHEAFITLADNRWLAQVIGDLRKILRLARHQTLHVPGRLQQSLAEHLQVFAALKSGDAGAAEQAMRQHLLAQREALRELARNPPSRIAP
- a CDS encoding malonyl-CoA decarboxylase yields the protein MNNATSAWISRSVDRLRPAKGKAAAAKDKPGDGPGELQSGRSTHERLAATLRRGGEALSPRALRQLLAQLQDVLAPRVSEIEGGRRAQAVATWYGQAEPAQRRDLWLLMGEQFVPDAARMKNAQQRYQAALGTADEPQAEAQLRRALNSPRTRLLQRFAAFPEGMRFLVDLRAELLPHLKADQCLLPLEAELEQLFSTWFDVAFLELRRLSWDSPASLIEKLIKYEAVHDIRSWDDLKNRLDSDRRCYGFFHPRLPNEPLIFVEVALADEISDSITPLLDESAAPSDIQRASTAIFYSISNTQAGLRGVSFGDSLIKHVVETLQQEFPRLRHFATLSPIPGFRAWLQKNCATQLELLDAKRLAELGRAVGFEPKGAKDLPAQVLAAADKALELAPRSALRQLLQQWAARYLARELQDGKPLDPVARFHLGNGARVERLNWAADPSAKGLKQSFGLMVNYLYDLKRIDKHRDLLAQAKVPVSGDIEDLCRP